One Zerene cesonia ecotype Mississippi chromosome 25, Zerene_cesonia_1.1, whole genome shotgun sequence DNA window includes the following coding sequences:
- the LOC119836817 gene encoding paired box pox-neuro protein codes for MPHTGQAGVNQLGGVFVNGRPLPDMVRKRIVELAILGVRPCDISRQLLVSHGCVSKILTRFYETGSIRPGSIGGSKTKQVATPTVVKKILRLKQENPGMFAWEIRERLLSARVCEPHSIPSVSSVNRILRNSGLAWSDDDTRNPHEPYPQPELTPNMIDYMSLKNSLPPTPMPQQSPYFPHSAVRVPPPQADQHLYDRRLATTWLLANQQAQGLLKPYPISPWQRVMMPYPDTKNFSPYAINLHNDIINRINPDEVKSETSEQISVEASDDSTDRPDTDEQESKTKEKKKNPYSIEELLKKPDKIVNTSPIGFQNFLRQPSGSLIECQEKTLSNRSSPASYCSVQSVASNDCSLESGSEIKQGM; via the exons ATGCCGCATACAG GACAAGCGGGTGTTAATCAGCTTGGTGGGGTGTTTGTGAACGGCCGGCCACTACCAGACATGGTGAGGAAGAGGATAGTGGAGCTGGCGATCCTGGGCGTCAGGCCGTGCGACATCAGCCGGCAGCTGCTGGTCTCCCACGGGTGTGTGTCCAAGATACTCACACGGTTCTATGAAACGGGCTCTATTCGTCCAGGCTCGATTGGAGGTAGTAAGACTAAG CAAGTGGCAACACCGACTGTCGTGAAGAAAATATTGCGCTTGAAGCAGGAGAATCCAGGCATGTTCGCTTGGGAGATACGCGAGAGGCTGCTCAGTGCGAGAGTGTGCGAGCCCCACTCTATACCCTCTGTGTCGTCCGTGAATAGGATACTTAGGAATAGCGGCCTGGCGTGGAGCGACGATGACACGAGAAACCCGCACG AACCGTATCCACAACCTGAATTGACACCGAACATGATTGACTACATGTCCCTAAAGAATTCTCTACCGCCCACGCCCATGCCTCAGCAGTCGCCATACTTCCCGCACTCTGCAGTAAGAGTTCCCCCACCACAGGCTGACCAACATCTCTACGACCGGCGATTAGCTACAACTTGGCTTCTAGCAAACCAACAAGCTCAAGGCCTCTTGAAACCTTACCCCATATCACCCTGGCAAAGAGTCATGATGCCATATCCGGACACAAAGAATTTCTCTCCTTACGCAATCAACCTCCACAATGACATTATCAACAGAATCAACCCAGATGAAGTGAAATCAGAAACGTCAGAACAGATTTCCGTTGAAGCTAGCGATGACAGCACTGATAGGCCGGACACGGATGAACAAGAATCGAAAacaaaggaaaagaaaaagaaCCCATACTCCATTGAGGAACTTTTAAAAAAGCCTGACAAAATCGTAAATACCTCACCGATTGGGTTCCAGAACTTTCTACGGCAGCCGAGTGGAAGTTTAATTGAGTGTCAAGAGAAAACTTTAAGCAATCGCAGTTCACCAGCCAGCTACTGCTCGGTACAAAGCGTAGCGTCTAATGATTGCTCTCTAGAGTCCGGCTCAGAAATCAAACAGGGAATGTAA